One genomic region from bacterium encodes:
- a CDS encoding 50S ribosomal protein L13: MKTYTPSETDIQRRWWLVDAEGKVLGRLASRIAGILRGKHKPIYTPHLDTGDYVVVINAAKVRLTGDKPNQKTYFRHSGYMGGERFIPFRRMIEKHPERVIELAVKGMLPKNKLGRQMRKKLRVYAGPEHPHAGQQPQPLEI, from the coding sequence ATGAAGACATACACACCCAGTGAAACCGACATTCAGCGCCGCTGGTGGCTCGTGGACGCCGAGGGCAAGGTCCTCGGCCGGCTCGCCAGCCGCATCGCCGGCATCCTGCGCGGCAAGCACAAGCCGATCTACACGCCGCATCTGGACACCGGCGACTACGTCGTGGTCATCAACGCCGCGAAGGTGCGCCTCACCGGCGACAAGCCCAACCAGAAGACGTACTTCCGGCACAGTGGCTACATGGGCGGCGAGCGCTTCATCCCCTTCCGCCGCATGATCGAGAAGCACCCCGAGCGGGTCATCGAGCTCGCGGTGAAGGGGATGCTGCCCAAGAACAAGCTGGGCCGTCAGATGCGCAAGAAGCTCCGGGTCTACGCCGGGCCGGAGCATCCGCACGCGGGCCAGCAGCCGCAGCCCCTGGAGATCTGA
- a CDS encoding aldehyde dehydrogenase, with protein MAKKFLNFIGGEWVEPSTGEYFENRNPADRDDLIGLWPLSGAEDVERAVQSAREGFERWRRTPAPRRGDVIRRAGDILAARKEEIARIMTREMGKVLEETRGDVQEGIDTAYYAATEGRRLFGHTVPSELRDKWAMSYRRPIGICGIITPFNFPLAIPTWKIFPALVCGNAVIFKPAEDVPHTATVLVEILLEAGLPPDVIQLVHGRGEDVGAAIVQHPDIPVISFTGSTETGARIGEVCGRMHKRLSLEMGGKNAQIVMPDADLDLALDGVLWGAFGTTGQRCTATSRLLLHADIHDAFLDRLVERTRALRLGNGLDPETDVGPLINEQALEKVARYIEIAKAEGDEVLIGGRRAEDGPLARGYFFEPTILRGVRPGSRLACEEVFGPVLSVMRFETLEEAIRINNEVEYGLSSAIYTKDIRAAFQAIAELDNGITYVNAPTIGAEAHLPFGGVKKTGNGHREGGWEVYDFYTETKVVYVDYSGRLQRAQIDTYAS; from the coding sequence ATGGCCAAGAAGTTCCTCAACTTCATCGGAGGCGAGTGGGTCGAACCCTCCACGGGGGAATACTTCGAGAACCGCAATCCCGCGGACCGGGACGACCTCATCGGCCTGTGGCCGCTCTCCGGCGCCGAGGACGTGGAGCGAGCGGTCCAGTCCGCCCGTGAGGGGTTCGAGCGCTGGCGCCGGACCCCTGCGCCCCGGCGGGGCGACGTCATCCGCCGCGCGGGTGACATCCTGGCCGCGCGCAAGGAGGAGATCGCCCGGATCATGACGCGGGAGATGGGCAAGGTCCTCGAAGAAACGCGCGGCGACGTGCAGGAGGGCATTGACACGGCCTATTACGCGGCCACGGAGGGGCGGCGGCTCTTCGGCCACACGGTGCCGAGCGAGCTGCGCGACAAGTGGGCCATGAGCTACCGCAGGCCGATCGGCATCTGCGGCATCATCACGCCGTTCAACTTCCCGCTCGCGATCCCCACGTGGAAGATCTTCCCGGCACTGGTGTGCGGCAACGCGGTGATCTTCAAGCCGGCCGAGGACGTGCCGCACACGGCGACGGTGCTGGTCGAGATCCTGCTCGAAGCGGGTCTGCCGCCCGATGTCATCCAGCTCGTCCACGGGCGCGGCGAGGACGTCGGCGCGGCGATCGTGCAGCATCCGGACATCCCGGTCATCTCGTTCACCGGCTCGACCGAGACCGGAGCGCGCATCGGCGAGGTGTGCGGCCGCATGCACAAGCGCCTGAGCCTCGAGATGGGTGGCAAGAACGCCCAGATCGTGATGCCGGACGCGGATCTCGACCTGGCCCTCGATGGCGTGCTCTGGGGCGCGTTCGGCACGACCGGCCAACGCTGCACGGCGACCAGCCGCCTGCTCCTCCACGCCGACATCCACGACGCCTTCCTCGATCGCCTCGTCGAGCGGACCCGCGCGCTCCGGCTGGGGAACGGTCTCGACCCCGAGACCGATGTGGGGCCGCTCATCAACGAGCAGGCGCTGGAGAAGGTGGCCCGCTACATCGAGATCGCGAAGGCGGAGGGCGACGAGGTGCTCATCGGCGGCCGCCGTGCGGAGGACGGCCCGCTCGCGCGCGGCTACTTCTTCGAGCCCACGATCCTCCGCGGGGTGCGCCCCGGCAGCCGGCTGGCCTGTGAGGAGGTCTTCGGGCCCGTGCTCAGCGTGATGCGGTTCGAGACGCTCGAGGAAGCGATCCGCATCAACAACGAGGTGGAGTACGGGCTGTCGAGCGCGATCTACACGAAGGACATCCGCGCAGCGTTCCAGGCCATCGCGGAACTCGACAACGGCATCACCTACGTCAACGCGCCGACGATCGGCGCCGAGGCGCACCTGCCCTTCGGGGGCGTGAAGAAGACGGGCAACGGGCACCGCGAAGGCGGCTGGGAGGTGTACGACTTCTACACCGAGACGAAAGTCGTCTATGTGGACTACTCGGGCCGCCTCCAGCGGGCGCAGATTGACACGTACGCATCGTAG
- a CDS encoding 1-deoxy-D-xylulose-5-phosphate reductoisomerase, whose product MALGVALLGSTGSIGRSALAVLERHPDRFRLVALAANRRGTELAAQVMRYGPEMAVLVNGPLPGEAVRGAGTRWAVGREALIDIVTHPHVDVVINAIVGAAGLEATLAALRAGKRLALANKESLVAGGPLVLEAVREGGGTLVPVDSEHSAILQCLRGACDREVRRLVLTASGGPFKDWEIEALATVTPEQALRHPTWEMGAKVTVDSATLANKALEVIEAHFLFGIPYDRLEVVVHPQSIIHSMVEFVDGSVLAQAGFPTMELPILYALTHPDRIEDAGAPGFDPIAASPLTFEPLDEKRFPAFRLGVEAGRAGGTAPAVFNAANEVAVESFLAEELAFNRIPEVIERVLAAHDPAPVDCLDAVLEADGRARALAREVVAGRC is encoded by the coding sequence ATGGCACTAGGCGTGGCGCTGTTGGGATCGACGGGCTCGATCGGGCGGAGCGCGCTCGCCGTGCTCGAGCGGCATCCCGACCGGTTCCGGCTGGTGGCCTTGGCGGCGAACCGCCGTGGGACGGAACTCGCGGCGCAGGTCATGCGGTACGGCCCCGAGATGGCCGTCCTGGTCAACGGCCCGCTCCCGGGGGAGGCGGTGCGGGGCGCGGGGACGCGGTGGGCCGTCGGCCGTGAGGCGCTCATCGACATCGTCACCCATCCGCACGTGGATGTGGTGATCAACGCGATCGTGGGGGCGGCGGGCCTGGAGGCGACGCTCGCGGCGCTACGCGCCGGCAAGCGGCTCGCCCTCGCGAACAAGGAGTCGCTCGTCGCGGGCGGGCCGCTGGTGCTCGAGGCGGTGCGAGAGGGCGGGGGCACCCTGGTCCCGGTGGACAGCGAGCACAGCGCCATCCTGCAGTGTCTTCGTGGCGCCTGCGACCGGGAGGTGCGCCGGCTCGTCCTCACCGCGTCGGGCGGCCCGTTCAAGGACTGGGAGATCGAGGCGCTGGCCACCGTGACACCCGAGCAGGCGCTGCGCCACCCGACCTGGGAGATGGGCGCCAAGGTCACCGTGGATTCGGCGACGCTCGCGAACAAGGCGCTCGAGGTGATCGAGGCCCACTTCCTCTTCGGCATCCCGTACGACCGGCTGGAAGTCGTCGTGCACCCGCAGTCGATCATCCACAGCATGGTGGAGTTCGTGGATGGGTCGGTGCTGGCGCAGGCCGGCTTCCCGACGATGGAGCTGCCGATCCTGTACGCGTTGACCCACCCGGACCGGATCGAGGACGCGGGGGCCCCGGGCTTCGACCCGATCGCCGCGAGCCCGTTGACGTTCGAGCCCCTCGACGAGAAGCGTTTCCCGGCGTTCCGGCTCGGCGTGGAAGCGGGGCGGGCGGGAGGCACCGCTCCCGCAGTGTTCAACGCGGCGAACGAGGTGGCGGTGGAGAGCTTCCTGGCCGAGGAGCTGGCGTTCAACCGGATCCCGGAAGTGATCGAGCGCGTGCTCGCGGCACACGACCCCGCGCCGGTGGATTGTCTGGACGCCGTGCTCGAGGCGGACGGCCGTGCGCGGGCCCTGGCCCGGGAGGTGGTGGCAGGCCGATGCTGA
- the lepB gene encoding signal peptidase I — MSTGRWAWEWLKSILIALGLFLLIRTFLVEAFRIPTGSMENTLLIGDFLLVNKAVYGAQIPGTRVRLPAFDEPRLGDIIVFYPPHEPDKNYVKRLVGMPGDTLFMRDKVLYRNGQPQIEPYVHHSDPNDIAVASMMWQRDYLAPGVDPATYQPTRDNWGPIVVPPGHYFVLGDNRDDSEDSRYWGFVDGKAIRGRPLFIYYSFDPAILKPFPWLTGIRWDRIGGTVH; from the coding sequence ATGTCCACCGGCCGCTGGGCATGGGAGTGGCTCAAGTCCATTCTCATCGCCCTGGGCCTGTTCCTGCTCATCCGGACCTTCCTCGTCGAGGCGTTCCGCATTCCCACGGGGAGCATGGAGAACACGCTCCTCATCGGAGATTTCCTGCTGGTCAACAAGGCCGTCTACGGCGCCCAGATCCCCGGCACGCGGGTCCGGCTCCCCGCCTTCGATGAACCGCGCCTCGGCGACATCATCGTCTTCTACCCACCCCACGAGCCGGACAAGAACTACGTCAAGCGGCTCGTCGGCATGCCGGGAGACACCCTGTTCATGCGGGACAAGGTGCTCTACCGCAACGGCCAGCCGCAGATCGAGCCCTACGTCCACCACAGCGACCCGAACGACATCGCCGTCGCCAGCATGATGTGGCAGCGGGACTACCTGGCGCCCGGCGTGGACCCGGCCACCTACCAGCCGACGCGCGACAACTGGGGCCCCATCGTCGTCCCGCCCGGCCACTACTTCGTGCTCGGCGACAACCGCGACGACTCCGAGGATTCCCGGTACTGGGGATTCGTTGACGGCAAGGCCATTCGGGGCCGGCCGCTGTTCATCTATTACTCGTTCGATCCCGCGATCCTGAAGCCGTTCCCCTGGCTGACCGGGATCCGTTGGGACCGGATCGGCGGCACCGTCCATTGA
- a CDS encoding ribosome recycling factor, producing the protein MPSIQEARAQMERAVEAVRREFAAVRTGKATPALLETIRVEAYGSKMPINQLGTVSAPEPRLLVVQPWDKGLIGAIEKAIRNAELGLNPVNDGNVIRIPIPPLTEERRREMVRLAHKLAEEGRVAVRQVRQEANKEIKKRQQAHELSEDDARRQLDEVQKLTDQYIEKIDELLRAKEQEIMEI; encoded by the coding sequence ATGCCGTCGATTCAGGAAGCGCGCGCACAGATGGAGCGGGCCGTGGAGGCGGTGCGGCGGGAGTTCGCGGCGGTGCGGACGGGGAAGGCGACGCCCGCTCTCCTGGAGACGATCCGTGTGGAGGCGTACGGCAGCAAGATGCCGATCAACCAGCTCGGCACGGTGAGTGCTCCCGAGCCGAGGCTGCTGGTGGTCCAGCCGTGGGATAAGGGTCTGATCGGCGCCATTGAGAAGGCGATCCGGAACGCGGAGCTCGGATTGAACCCCGTGAACGACGGGAACGTGATCCGGATCCCGATCCCGCCTCTGACGGAAGAGCGGCGCCGGGAGATGGTCCGGTTGGCCCACAAGCTGGCCGAGGAGGGGCGGGTGGCGGTGCGGCAGGTGCGCCAGGAGGCGAACAAGGAGATCAAGAAGCGCCAGCAGGCGCACGAGTTGAGCGAGGACGATGCGCGCCGCCAGCTCGACGAGGTCCAGAAGCTGACGGACCAGTACATCGAGAAGATCGACGAACTGCTCCGGGCCAAGGAGCAGGAGATCATGGAGATCTAG
- a CDS encoding 30S ribosomal protein S9, with the protein MATTTIEQYHGVGRRKTSVARVFLRPGTGVWEVNGRSLAEYFPRLAHQQHVQEPLVATQLQGRFDIKVNVTGGGQTGQAGAVRLGIARALLAYDPELRGTLRQRGLLTRDPREVERKKPGRPGARKRFQFSKR; encoded by the coding sequence ATGGCGACAACCACCATCGAGCAATACCACGGCGTCGGCCGGCGCAAGACGAGCGTGGCGCGGGTCTTCCTGCGGCCGGGGACCGGCGTGTGGGAGGTGAACGGCCGGTCGCTGGCGGAGTACTTCCCTCGGCTGGCCCATCAGCAGCACGTCCAGGAACCGCTGGTCGCGACGCAGTTGCAGGGCCGTTTCGACATCAAGGTGAACGTCACGGGCGGCGGGCAGACCGGGCAGGCGGGCGCCGTCCGCCTGGGGATCGCCCGTGCGCTGCTCGCGTACGACCCGGAGCTGCGCGGGACGTTGCGCCAGCGCGGCCTCCTGACGCGTGACCCGCGGGAGGTTGAGCGGAAGAAGCCGGGCCGCCCGGGCGCGCGCAAGCGGTTCCAGTTCTCCAAGCGCTGA
- a CDS encoding isoprenyl transferase, producing the protein MPSDLLQDIKLCGRIPRHVAIIMDGNGRWARQRGLARTRGHAAGMKAVREAVEGAVEVGLEILTLYAFSQENWNRPQREIAALMSLLQRYVAKEQEELKRRGVEVAVYGDLDRLAPGPRRAVRQIEEATRGGRVLRLNLMISYSGRAELVRAARLLAERVRRGELAPEDIDEAALAAHLYTAGLPDPDLLIRTSGEQRISNFMLWQLAYTELYLTPVLWPDFRREHLFASIHEYQKRERRFGRVTAS; encoded by the coding sequence ATGCCATCGGATCTCCTCCAGGACATCAAGCTGTGCGGCCGGATCCCGCGGCACGTGGCGATCATCATGGACGGGAACGGCCGCTGGGCGCGGCAGCGCGGGCTGGCGCGGACGCGAGGCCACGCGGCGGGGATGAAGGCCGTGCGGGAGGCGGTGGAAGGGGCGGTGGAGGTCGGCCTCGAGATCCTGACGCTATACGCGTTCTCGCAGGAGAACTGGAACCGCCCGCAGCGCGAGATCGCGGCGCTGATGTCTTTGCTCCAGCGCTATGTGGCGAAGGAGCAGGAGGAGCTGAAGCGGCGGGGCGTCGAGGTCGCCGTCTACGGCGACCTGGACCGGCTGGCGCCCGGCCCGCGGCGGGCGGTCCGGCAGATCGAAGAGGCCACGCGGGGCGGCCGGGTGCTGCGGCTGAACCTGATGATCAGCTACAGCGGCCGTGCGGAGCTGGTGCGTGCGGCGCGGCTGCTGGCGGAGCGTGTCCGGCGTGGTGAGCTGGCGCCGGAGGACATCGACGAGGCGGCGCTCGCGGCGCATCTCTACACGGCGGGGTTGCCGGATCCCGACCTGCTGATCCGGACATCGGGCGAGCAGCGGATCAGCAACTTCATGCTCTGGCAGCTCGCCTACACCGAGTTGTACCTCACTCCAGTCCTCTGGCCGGACTTCCGGCGCGAGCACCTCTTTGCCTCGATCCACGAATACCAGAAGCGGGAGCGGCGCTTCGGCAGGGTCACGGCGAGCTGA
- a CDS encoding RNA polymerase subunit sigma — protein MGFSPSRRGSYEEGSLDQYLREISAYPLLTREEEAELARRIRQGDEEALDKLVRSNLRFVVSVAKKYQNQGVSLADLINEGNLGLIRAARKFDETKGIKFISYAVWWIRQAILQALAEQSRIVRVPLNRAGALHRIGRRSSALLQELGREPTIEEIADELDLPHEEVQRTLAISQAHLSLDAPITPGEDNRLLDYLPDQFSRGPDDEVFERALSHTIEEALSTLKEREARILRLYFGLDGQEPMTLEEIGSLLGITRERVRQIKEKALARLRHASRSRYLETFLG, from the coding sequence ATGGGTTTCTCTCCGAGCCGTCGAGGGTCGTACGAGGAGGGGTCCCTCGACCAGTACCTCCGGGAGATCAGCGCCTATCCGCTGCTCACCCGCGAAGAGGAGGCAGAGCTCGCCCGCCGGATCCGCCAGGGCGACGAGGAAGCGCTCGACAAGCTCGTCCGCTCGAACCTCCGCTTCGTCGTCTCTGTCGCCAAGAAATACCAGAACCAGGGTGTTTCGCTCGCGGACCTCATCAACGAGGGCAACCTCGGGTTGATCCGCGCGGCCCGGAAGTTCGACGAGACCAAGGGGATCAAATTCATCTCCTACGCGGTGTGGTGGATCCGGCAGGCGATCCTGCAGGCCCTCGCGGAGCAGAGCCGGATCGTCCGTGTCCCGCTCAACCGTGCCGGCGCACTGCACCGGATCGGCCGCCGCTCCTCGGCGTTGCTCCAGGAGCTGGGCCGGGAGCCGACCATCGAGGAGATCGCCGACGAGCTCGACCTCCCCCACGAGGAAGTCCAGCGCACCCTGGCCATCTCCCAGGCGCACCTCTCCCTCGACGCCCCCATCACGCCGGGCGAAGACAACCGGCTGCTCGACTACCTACCGGACCAGTTCTCCCGGGGGCCGGATGACGAGGTGTTCGAGCGGGCGCTGTCCCACACCATTGAGGAGGCGTTGAGCACCCTGAAGGAGCGAGAGGCCCGCATCCTCCGGCTCTACTTCGGCCTGGACGGCCAAGAGCCGATGACCCTGGAGGAGATCGGCTCGCTGCTCGGCATCACCCGGGAGCGGGTCCGGCAGATCAAGGAGAAGGCGCTCGCGCGACTACGCCACGCCTCGAGGTCCCGGTACCTGGAGACGTTCCTGGGATGA
- the rseP gene encoding RIP metalloprotease RseP, with translation MLITILATIVVLGVLIFVHELGHFMAAKAVDIEVPRFSIGLGPKLWGFRRGETEYVISWLPLGGYVKMAGMEEMEPIEGGKAERDDGAVPVSDVGLVQETPARGPRDFESKSLPARTMVISAGVLMNTLFAFLVFTFSAAVWGVQKVPPPRIAAVNAERLPAGAEALAALPPSAEVVAVGDRRTEDWLEVRSALLIAPAGPVTLSFADGRTVTIDLPADDSLRADLVRALEPELAPVVGRVEPGSPAERAGLQAGDSIVEAGGRPVRVWQDLIAVVSPRAGEPIDMVVVRDGRRVSLTVVPEARRVAAGADAGASGPAVGRIGVETAILRERPGALGAVAVGARETWSWIALTVGFLGDLITGDASPRNIGGPILIGQFSGQVVRAGLEEFLRFMAIFSINLAVLNLLPIPVLDGGHLLFLAIEAVRGRALSLRQRMRLTQVGLVIVVAIMVWALANDVLRLFGL, from the coding sequence ATGCTGATCACGATTCTGGCGACGATCGTCGTCCTGGGGGTCCTGATCTTCGTCCACGAACTCGGCCACTTCATGGCGGCCAAGGCGGTGGACATCGAGGTGCCGCGCTTCTCCATCGGCCTCGGCCCCAAGCTCTGGGGGTTCCGGCGGGGTGAGACCGAGTACGTCATCTCGTGGCTGCCCCTCGGCGGCTACGTGAAGATGGCGGGCATGGAGGAGATGGAGCCGATCGAGGGTGGCAAAGCCGAGCGCGACGACGGCGCCGTGCCCGTCTCCGATGTGGGGCTCGTGCAGGAGACGCCGGCGCGCGGGCCGCGCGACTTCGAGTCGAAGTCGCTGCCCGCCCGGACCATGGTGATCTCCGCGGGCGTGTTGATGAACACGCTCTTCGCGTTCCTCGTTTTCACCTTCAGCGCCGCGGTCTGGGGCGTCCAGAAGGTCCCGCCCCCCCGCATCGCCGCCGTGAACGCGGAGCGGTTGCCGGCCGGGGCGGAAGCGCTGGCGGCGCTGCCGCCCTCCGCCGAGGTGGTGGCGGTCGGCGACCGGAGGACGGAGGACTGGCTCGAGGTCCGCAGCGCGTTGCTGATCGCGCCGGCCGGGCCGGTGACGCTCTCCTTCGCCGACGGCCGGACCGTGACCATAGACCTCCCCGCGGACGACTCGCTGCGCGCGGATCTGGTCCGAGCGCTCGAGCCGGAGCTCGCGCCGGTGGTGGGACGGGTGGAACCCGGCTCGCCCGCGGAGCGCGCCGGCCTCCAGGCCGGCGACAGCATCGTCGAGGCGGGCGGCCGGCCCGTCCGGGTCTGGCAGGACCTGATCGCCGTGGTGTCGCCGCGGGCCGGGGAACCGATCGACATGGTCGTCGTCCGGGACGGCCGCCGGGTGAGCCTCACCGTGGTGCCCGAGGCCCGGAGGGTGGCGGCGGGGGCCGACGCCGGCGCGTCGGGGCCGGCCGTTGGCCGGATCGGCGTGGAAACAGCGATCCTGCGCGAGAGGCCCGGCGCCCTCGGGGCCGTTGCCGTCGGGGCGCGGGAGACGTGGAGCTGGATCGCGCTCACCGTCGGGTTCCTCGGCGACCTGATCACCGGCGACGCCTCGCCCCGTAACATCGGCGGGCCGATCCTGATCGGGCAGTTCAGCGGACAGGTCGTCCGCGCAGGGCTCGAGGAGTTCCTGCGGTTCATGGCCATCTTCTCGATCAACCTCGCCGTGTTGAACCTGCTCCCCATCCCGGTGCTGGACGGCGGCCACCTCCTGTTCCTCGCGATCGAGGCGGTCCGCGGCCGCGCGCTCTCCCTCCGGCAGCGCATGCGCTTGACCCAGGTCGGGCTCGTCATCGTCGTGGCGATCATGGTCTGGGCGCTCGCCAACGACGTGCTGCGGCTGTTCGGGCTGTAA
- the rpsB gene encoding 30S ribosomal protein S2: protein MVDPQLKELLEAGVHFGHQTSRWNPKMRRYIFGERNGIHIIDLRKSLELLRQAQQAAREITLQGERVLFVCTKKQLRPIIEQEAKRCGGFYVTERWLGGMLTNFATIKKQIRRLKDLERGIEEGSYEFYTKKEQLLLERERQKLEKYLAGVKDMARLPGALFVVDAKKELIAVREANRLGIPVIAIADTNADPDLIDYPIPGNDDAIRSVALITSAIADAIEQARKELPPEDRRRAEEVEAVTYSTEHGMAQEVEERRPRRRPRRKRRPRPEVIANLRTGAEDEESSEA from the coding sequence ATGGTCGACCCCCAGCTCAAGGAGCTCCTCGAAGCCGGTGTCCATTTCGGGCACCAGACCAGCCGTTGGAACCCGAAGATGCGCAGGTACATCTTCGGGGAGCGCAACGGCATCCACATCATCGACCTGAGGAAGTCGCTGGAGCTGCTGCGGCAGGCGCAGCAGGCGGCCCGGGAGATCACGCTCCAGGGAGAGCGGGTGCTGTTCGTCTGCACGAAGAAGCAGCTCCGCCCCATCATCGAGCAAGAGGCGAAACGTTGCGGCGGCTTCTATGTGACGGAGCGCTGGCTCGGGGGGATGCTGACCAACTTCGCCACGATCAAGAAGCAGATCCGGCGTCTGAAGGATCTGGAGCGTGGCATCGAGGAGGGCTCCTACGAGTTCTACACCAAGAAGGAGCAGCTCCTCCTCGAGCGTGAGCGGCAGAAGCTGGAGAAGTATCTCGCCGGCGTGAAGGACATGGCCCGCCTGCCGGGGGCGTTGTTCGTGGTGGACGCGAAGAAGGAGTTGATCGCGGTCCGGGAGGCGAACCGGCTGGGCATCCCGGTGATCGCGATCGCGGACACGAACGCGGACCCGGACCTGATCGACTACCCGATCCCGGGCAACGACGACGCGATCCGTTCGGTCGCGCTGATCACGTCGGCGATCGCGGACGCGATCGAGCAGGCGCGCAAGGAGCTGCCGCCGGAGGACCGGCGCCGTGCCGAGGAAGTCGAGGCGGTGACCTACTCGACGGAGCACGGGATGGCGCAGGAGGTCGAGGAGCGGCGGCCGCGGCGGCGGCCTCGTCGCAAGCGGCGGCCGCGGCCGGAGGTGATCGCGAATCTCCGGACCGGGGCGGAGGACGAGGAGAGCAGCGAGGCCTGA
- the tsf gene encoding elongation factor Ts (EF-Ts; functions during elongation stage of protein translation; forms a dimer; associates with EF-Tu-GDP complex and promotes exchange of GDP to GTP resulting in regeneration of the active form of EF-Tu), producing MAITAEQVKELRERTGAGMMECKRALEETGGDMEAAIDILRARGAAKAAKRAGREAREGAIGSYVHMNGKIGVLVEVNCETDFVARTEDFQSLVRDLAMHIAAANPLAVTADQIPAEVVERERAVYREQAKNEGKPEHLWDKIVEGKLKKFFQENALMEQAFVKDPDKTIQQLVTEVSARTGENIVVRRFVRYALGE from the coding sequence ATGGCGATCACGGCGGAGCAGGTGAAGGAGCTGCGCGAGCGGACCGGCGCTGGCATGATGGAGTGCAAGCGGGCGCTCGAGGAGACGGGCGGCGACATGGAGGCTGCGATCGACATCCTGCGTGCGCGCGGTGCGGCGAAGGCCGCGAAGCGGGCGGGGCGTGAGGCCCGGGAGGGGGCGATCGGCAGCTACGTGCACATGAACGGCAAGATCGGCGTCCTCGTGGAAGTGAACTGCGAGACGGACTTCGTCGCGCGGACCGAGGACTTCCAGTCGCTGGTCCGGGACCTGGCGATGCACATCGCTGCGGCGAATCCGCTGGCGGTGACGGCCGATCAGATCCCGGCCGAGGTGGTGGAGCGGGAGCGCGCGGTTTACCGCGAGCAGGCGAAGAACGAGGGCAAGCCGGAGCACCTCTGGGACAAGATCGTCGAGGGCAAGCTGAAGAAGTTCTTCCAGGAGAACGCCCTCATGGAGCAGGCGTTCGTCAAGGACCCGGACAAGACGATCCAGCAGCTCGTCACGGAGGTGTCGGCGCGGACCGGCGAGAACATCGTGGTGCGTCGTTTCGTCCGGTACGCGTTGGGTGAGTGA
- a CDS encoding UMP kinase: protein MSGEGLKYRRVLLKLSGEALAGEQGFGISPRVVDRLTDEIKEVHEMGVALGLVIGGGNIVRGTQASEQGMDRVNADYMGMLATVINALALQDMLERKGVTTRVMTAIRMEELAEPYIRRRALRHLEKGRVVIFAGGTGNPYFSTDTAAVLRAIEMEADVLIKATKVEGIYTADPAKDPNAEFIPHLSYRQLMTRELGVMDAAAVSLCRDNGLPIIVLNIGRPGAVAAAIRGEPVGTLVS, encoded by the coding sequence ATGAGCGGCGAGGGGCTGAAGTACCGGCGCGTTCTGCTGAAGCTGAGCGGAGAGGCACTGGCGGGCGAGCAGGGCTTCGGCATCTCGCCGCGCGTTGTGGACCGCCTGACGGACGAGATCAAGGAGGTCCACGAGATGGGGGTGGCGTTGGGGCTCGTGATCGGCGGGGGCAACATCGTGCGCGGCACGCAGGCCAGCGAGCAGGGCATGGACCGCGTGAACGCGGACTATATGGGCATGCTGGCGACCGTGATCAACGCCCTGGCGCTGCAGGACATGCTGGAGCGGAAGGGGGTGACGACGCGGGTGATGACGGCGATCCGGATGGAGGAGCTGGCGGAGCCCTACATCCGGCGCCGGGCGTTGCGTCACCTGGAGAAGGGCCGGGTGGTGATCTTCGCGGGCGGCACGGGGAACCCCTACTTCTCGACGGACACGGCGGCGGTGCTGCGTGCCATCGAGATGGAGGCGGACGTCCTGATCAAGGCGACCAAGGTCGAGGGGATCTACACGGCCGATCCGGCGAAGGACCCGAACGCGGAGTTCATTCCCCACCTGAGCTACCGCCAGCTCATGACGCGGGAGCTGGGTGTGATGGATGCGGCGGCCGTCTCGCTGTGCCGCGACAATGGCCTGCCGATCATCGTGCTGAACATCGGCCGGCCGGGTGCGGTGGCGGCGGCGATCCGGGGTGAGCCGGTGGGTACGCTGGTATCCTGA